Proteins encoded together in one Benincasa hispida cultivar B227 chromosome 1, ASM972705v1, whole genome shotgun sequence window:
- the LOC120086267 gene encoding uncharacterized protein LOC120086267: protein MASWKKTIISPFRKACTIFNQNTRDPKKSHSDSEQEKRVDVRNLQGEVMACGYEDVHVMWSILDKANSIATATTITCNVSS from the exons ATGGCTTCTTGGAAGAAAACCATCATTTCTCCCTTTAGGAAGGCTTGCACCATCTTCAACCAAAACACTCGAGATCCTAAAAAGTCTCATTCCGATTCAG AGCAAGAGAAGCGAGTGGACGTGAGGAATCTCCAAGGAGAGGTGATGGCATGTGGGTATGAAGATGTGCACGTGATGTGGTCCATTTTAGACAAGGCCAATTCTATTGCCACTGCTACCACTATCACTTGTAATGTGTCTTCTTAA